In a genomic window of bacterium:
- a CDS encoding proprotein convertase P-domain-containing protein: protein MRRALRCLVLAGFCCTSARVDAVAPSFPGVTGATVTFTEGEVPIPDNASVVAVLNVDLPGRIIDVDVTLSIAHDTPDQLDVYLVSPSGTTVTLTTDNGQGNDDVFQGVTFDDQAPPRDRGTPESPDPNANVAAHVRNVTYEDGVPIGRVQPEGALAAMVGDPAKGPWALVVVDDSGGTTGVLESWSMAISTLSALPSATTASFDGPGAEIPDGSPKDAINSPVTVAGLGRRVLDADVTVRIAHPRSGQLDVFLTSPSGTRIELVTNVGGNARDLYLGTVFDDSAPLPVSDMPLPEVDGDPFVAVVPEGALGAFLGEDPNGNWVLTVGDRAFGNVGELLGWTLTLTATAGCGDGVVDPGEECDDGNGTNGDGCDVDCTISRCGNGQVGGDEQCDDGNVLDGDACSSTCQLPETACDDCVDNDGDGLVDMADPGCGAAPLDLKRVTLVERKGATGLVVKAAGVAAGAGAGPLQLLIADGNGVVACAVVGDARVRGKKVTAKGVFAGGSIAAILTGKRGGTLALKGKGLRLDALDDPALTVGLRVGGAAFVGRGTLRAKGSRRTLP, encoded by the coding sequence ATGCGCCGCGCTCTCCGCTGCCTGGTCCTCGCGGGATTCTGCTGCACGTCTGCCCGGGTAGACGCCGTCGCCCCGAGCTTTCCGGGCGTCACCGGGGCGACGGTCACGTTCACGGAGGGCGAGGTGCCGATCCCGGACAACGCCTCGGTGGTCGCCGTCCTGAACGTCGACCTGCCGGGCCGGATCATCGACGTGGACGTGACCCTGTCCATCGCCCACGACACACCCGACCAGCTCGACGTCTACCTCGTCTCGCCGTCGGGAACGACGGTCACCCTCACCACCGACAACGGCCAGGGCAACGACGACGTCTTCCAGGGCGTGACCTTCGACGATCAGGCCCCACCGCGCGACCGCGGTACGCCCGAGAGCCCCGACCCGAACGCCAACGTGGCCGCCCACGTGCGCAACGTGACCTACGAGGACGGCGTGCCGATCGGCCGCGTGCAGCCCGAGGGCGCGCTCGCGGCGATGGTCGGCGACCCCGCGAAGGGCCCCTGGGCGCTGGTCGTCGTCGACGACTCGGGCGGCACGACCGGCGTGCTCGAGTCGTGGTCGATGGCGATCAGCACGCTGTCCGCCCTGCCCTCCGCCACGACGGCGAGCTTCGACGGGCCCGGCGCCGAGATCCCCGACGGCTCGCCGAAGGACGCCATCAACTCGCCGGTCACCGTCGCCGGCTTGGGCCGGCGCGTGCTCGACGCCGACGTCACGGTGCGCATCGCCCATCCGCGGTCCGGTCAGCTCGACGTCTTCCTCACCTCGCCGAGCGGCACGCGCATCGAGCTCGTCACCAACGTCGGCGGCAACGCCAGGGACCTGTATCTCGGCACGGTCTTCGACGACTCGGCGCCGCTGCCCGTGAGCGACATGCCGCTCCCCGAGGTGGACGGCGATCCCTTCGTCGCCGTCGTGCCCGAGGGCGCGCTGGGCGCGTTCCTCGGCGAGGACCCGAACGGCAACTGGGTGCTGACCGTGGGCGACCGCGCTTTCGGCAACGTCGGCGAGCTGCTCGGCTGGACGCTCACCCTGACCGCGACCGCCGGCTGCGGCGACGGGGTGGTGGACCCGGGCGAGGAATGCGACGACGGCAACGGCACCAACGGCGACGGCTGCGACGTCGACTGCACGATCAGCCGCTGCGGCAACGGGCAGGTGGGCGGCGACGAGCAGTGCGACGACGGCAACGTCCTCGACGGCGACGCGTGCTCGAGCACCTGCCAGCTCCCCGAGACCGCCTGCGACGACTGCGTGGACAACGACGGCGACGGCCTCGTCGACATGGCCGACCCCGGCTGCGGCGCCGCGCCGCTCGACCTGAAGCGCGTGACGCTGGTCGAGCGCAAGGGCGCGACCGGCCTCGTCGTGAAGGCGGCCGGCGTCGCCGCGGGCGCGGGCGCGGGGCCGCTCCAGCTGCTGATCGCCGACGGCAACGGCGTCGTCGCCTGCGCCGTCGTCGGCGACGCCCGGGTGCGCGGCAAGAAGGTGACGGCCAAGGGCGTCTTCGCGGGCGGATCGATCGCGGCGATCCTCACCGGCAAGCGCGGCGGCACTCTCGCCCTCAAAGGCAAAGGCCTCCGGCTCGACGCCCTCGACGACCCCGCGCTGACGGTGGGTTTGCGCGTCGGCGGCGCGGCGTTCGTCGGCCGCGGCACGCTGCGCGCGAAGGGCTCCCGGCGGACGCTGCCGTAG
- a CDS encoding GTP cyclohydrolase II, whose protein sequence is MSAPAVAGALLRTHMAPLDTVHGPFDAHCFHDLTSGQPAVAVVRGDPRGDAPLLARVHSSCITSEAYGACDCDCAEQLDAALAHIAAEGRGILFYLTQEGRGAGFAAKARDRMLVQASGNRLTTFEAYDRLGLAHDQRRYDDVGLAATLVGATAPLVLLTNNPEKLASLRQAGVAVAGHAPLAIAAQPYSRHYLDAKSRSGHVLDAGAGANAELPEPVTAEAPRAVGAGCLRLASYLLPIRTPRPAWFRLHLYFDLVRRRERVVLTHGDPAHAEPLLHVHHERLFERFPLRAPESRRRWQEAAAAMVAHGTGVTLVVEGDREPDATALGLLASHVPGGRAQPVRHAGGPASPADS, encoded by the coding sequence GTGAGCGCCCCTGCCGTCGCCGGCGCGCTGCTGCGCACGCACATGGCCCCGCTCGACACGGTGCACGGCCCGTTCGACGCGCACTGCTTCCACGACCTCACCTCGGGCCAGCCCGCGGTGGCCGTCGTGCGCGGCGATCCGCGCGGCGACGCGCCGCTGCTCGCGCGCGTCCACTCCTCCTGCATCACCAGCGAGGCGTATGGCGCGTGCGACTGCGACTGCGCCGAGCAGCTCGACGCGGCGCTGGCGCACATCGCCGCCGAGGGCCGCGGCATCCTCTTCTACCTGACGCAGGAGGGCCGCGGCGCCGGCTTCGCCGCGAAGGCCCGCGACCGCATGCTGGTGCAGGCGAGCGGCAACCGGCTGACGACGTTCGAGGCCTACGACCGGCTCGGGCTGGCACACGACCAGCGCCGCTACGACGACGTCGGGCTGGCGGCGACGCTCGTCGGCGCGACGGCGCCGCTCGTGCTGCTGACGAACAACCCCGAGAAGCTCGCATCGCTGCGCCAGGCCGGCGTCGCCGTCGCGGGCCACGCACCGCTCGCGATCGCGGCGCAGCCGTACAGTCGACATTACCTCGACGCGAAGAGCCGCTCGGGACACGTGCTCGACGCCGGCGCCGGCGCCAACGCCGAGCTGCCCGAGCCCGTCACTGCCGAGGCGCCGCGCGCCGTCGGGGCCGGCTGCCTGCGTCTCGCCTCGTACCTCCTGCCGATCCGCACGCCGCGGCCGGCGTGGTTCCGGCTGCATCTCTACTTCGACCTCGTGCGGCGGCGGGAGCGCGTGGTGCTCACGCACGGCGATCCCGCGCACGCCGAGCCGCTGCTCCACGTGCACCACGAGCGGCTCTTCGAGCGCTTTCCGCTGCGCGCGCCGGAGAGCCGGCGGCGCTGGCAGGAGGCGGCGGCGGCCATGGTCGCGCACGGCACCGGCGTCACGCTCGTCGTCGAGGGCGACCGCGAGCCGGACGCGACCGCGCTCGGGCTGCTCGCCTCGCACGTGCCGGGCGGCCGGGCGCAGCCGGTCAGGCACGCCGGCGGGCCAGCGTCACCGGCCGACTCATGA
- a CDS encoding PQQ-dependent sugar dehydrogenase translates to MRRRGAALLAAALVCALGTPPAVRATLDEPGFRAVAVALARNPISAIAVAPDGRLFAAVQALEQTSGDVPGTAEIRVYTAYAENDGSVLDEGTVWATVETVRATNNEEGLLGMALAPDFATSKLVYVYLTTTDEEVNQHVRVYRENAAGTGEYLGTVKRTLEPPDESSQRNGGPLGFGVDGCLYLGVGDNGGGSRWNAQLLTGTNPLTGGENAQFCTDVCQGPKQYPARTIDDADGRQNHAGKILRMAVEGASPAQPGPGAVPFGAQPFAFGTGLRNPGALHAHPLTGQLWFADRGDSQESEIGIAPRAGNHGWPCLEGTRINTGAASCLGGSTVDAVYAQHPDWQRPVLTHANGASPPTAVGSYTGLGYPAEFYGDVFYLLRDSARIYRVDLEPPCFLPASTGLEPLVFHDSNSDGDFRAVYDIDDDGDFDNPSFTNLTAIAQGPSPFGAAVLYVAGKQNNGNDFTADSAIFRIEYATAFTPYAGPAGRVADACFAGLENPFARTACLAPGGPCPGQADGTPCDDGDVCNGTETCRGGICQAASTPAADGTSCSSPTQCRSDGVCQSGRCAAGPPLPNGTPCPDADPCNGLETCVDAVCQPGAGPAPLGGVQLSVKAKGQVTLAGSFAPAPAIAPSTTDAVTLELMAGADAVHRSELAHPASDPRWRVKKGGFRYKDGRGNAGGLTLLQLKPKGTGMVLKAKARGSAVTGATGVSAKLIVGDQCFVSALGCATKGRTLRCAP, encoded by the coding sequence GTGCGGCGCCGCGGCGCCGCCCTCCTCGCCGCGGCCCTCGTCTGCGCACTCGGCACTCCGCCCGCCGTGCGCGCCACCCTGGACGAGCCCGGGTTCCGTGCCGTGGCGGTCGCCCTGGCGCGCAACCCGATCTCGGCGATCGCGGTCGCGCCCGACGGCCGTCTCTTCGCCGCCGTCCAGGCGCTCGAGCAGACGAGCGGGGACGTGCCGGGCACGGCCGAGATCCGCGTCTACACGGCCTACGCCGAGAACGACGGCTCGGTGCTCGACGAGGGCACGGTGTGGGCGACGGTCGAGACCGTGCGCGCCACCAACAACGAGGAGGGTCTGCTCGGCATGGCCCTGGCGCCGGACTTCGCGACCTCGAAGCTGGTCTACGTCTACCTCACCACGACCGACGAGGAGGTGAACCAGCACGTGCGCGTCTATCGCGAGAACGCGGCGGGCACGGGCGAGTACCTCGGCACGGTGAAGCGCACGCTCGAGCCGCCGGACGAGTCGTCACAGCGCAACGGCGGGCCGCTCGGCTTCGGCGTCGACGGCTGCCTCTACCTCGGGGTCGGCGACAACGGCGGCGGCAGCCGCTGGAACGCCCAGCTGCTCACCGGCACGAATCCGCTCACGGGCGGCGAGAACGCGCAGTTCTGCACCGACGTCTGCCAGGGCCCGAAGCAGTACCCGGCGCGCACGATCGACGACGCCGACGGCCGCCAGAACCACGCGGGCAAGATCCTGCGCATGGCCGTCGAGGGCGCGTCGCCGGCGCAGCCCGGCCCCGGCGCGGTCCCGTTCGGGGCACAGCCGTTCGCCTTCGGAACCGGGCTGCGCAATCCCGGTGCGCTCCACGCGCACCCGCTCACGGGCCAGCTCTGGTTCGCCGACCGCGGCGACTCGCAGGAGTCGGAGATCGGCATCGCGCCGCGCGCCGGCAACCACGGCTGGCCGTGCCTCGAGGGCACCCGCATCAATACCGGCGCGGCCAGCTGCCTCGGCGGCAGCACCGTCGACGCGGTCTACGCGCAGCACCCCGACTGGCAGCGACCGGTGCTGACGCACGCGAACGGCGCGTCGCCGCCGACCGCCGTCGGCTCCTACACCGGGCTCGGCTACCCGGCCGAGTTCTACGGCGACGTCTTCTACCTGCTGCGCGACAGCGCCCGCATCTACCGCGTCGACCTGGAGCCGCCCTGCTTTCTCCCCGCTTCGACGGGCCTCGAGCCGCTCGTCTTCCACGACTCGAACAGCGACGGCGACTTCCGCGCCGTCTACGACATCGACGACGACGGCGACTTCGACAACCCGAGCTTCACGAACCTGACCGCGATCGCGCAGGGCCCGAGCCCGTTCGGCGCCGCCGTGCTCTACGTCGCCGGCAAGCAGAACAACGGCAACGACTTCACCGCCGACAGCGCCATCTTCCGCATCGAGTACGCCACCGCCTTCACGCCCTACGCCGGCCCCGCCGGCCGCGTCGCCGACGCCTGCTTCGCCGGCCTGGAGAATCCGTTCGCGCGCACGGCCTGCCTCGCACCCGGCGGGCCCTGCCCCGGCCAAGCCGACGGCACGCCGTGCGACGACGGCGACGTCTGCAACGGCACGGAGACCTGCCGGGGCGGCATCTGCCAGGCCGCGAGCACGCCGGCCGCGGACGGCACGTCGTGCAGCTCGCCCACCCAGTGCCGGAGCGACGGCGTCTGCCAGAGCGGCCGCTGCGCGGCAGGCCCGCCGCTGCCGAACGGTACGCCGTGCCCCGACGCCGATCCGTGCAACGGTCTCGAGACCTGCGTCGACGCCGTCTGCCAGCCGGGGGCGGGCCCGGCGCCGCTCGGCGGCGTGCAGCTCAGCGTCAAGGCCAAGGGCCAGGTGACGCTCGCCGGCTCGTTCGCCCCCGCTCCGGCGATCGCGCCGTCGACCACCGACGCGGTCACGCTCGAGCTCATGGCCGGTGCCGACGCCGTGCACCGCAGCGAGCTCGCGCACCCGGCGAGCGACCCGCGGTGGCGGGTGAAGAAGGGCGGCTTCCGCTACAAGGACGGCCGCGGCAACGCCGGCGGCCTCACGCTGCTCCAGCTGAAGCCGAAGGGCACGGGCATGGTGCTGAAGGCCAAGGCACGCGGCAGCGCCGTCACCGGCGCGACCGGCGTGAGCGCGAAGCTGATCGTGGGCGACCAGTGCTTCGTCTCGGCACTCGGCTGCGCGACGAAGGGGCGCACGCTGCGCTGCGCCCCGTGA
- a CDS encoding creatininase family protein, whose protein sequence is MLDLGAAPVRRVVATGIGSSEAHARLLAHCCWTYGDLPARVVPLDAVPAGRPDDVLVVFSQGPSANARLALAGAERWRRVLLVTAARRAEALAPFTGAGARVVPMAGEDEFGTLVRLTGPLVGYAAALRLARALGAGVPFDADAAVAAVAGAGAAVAGVDPHRLDGPLTFVAAGGYAAVATNLAYKVMEALLRPLPPVFDLLHVAHGPFQQAFAGPVTFVALTRDDAPDEAALLARLEGMLDPARHRLLRLHAPLAGPQAILAHEAQLDALVLRALADADVDQVAWPGKGRDGPLYDLDARPLARRLDRLTWPEVAALAASGDATAFVPLGSIEQHGPHLPLATDAWIGDALAARLCAAIPEATALPTLRLGCASEHLGFPGTLHVTPATLAAVLGDVLRALARHGFARAFLFSAHGGNVAVLRDLLPGLRRAAAPMPVDAFVDLAAVTGTLHAAARAEGVAPAAGGHHAGEIETSILLALRAGDVRTAALAPGLVTDTADPQALFYPDLRRHAPDGVVGDPRGADAARGARYLAAWTALLEAAYRGAKNSRNATGTQNT, encoded by the coding sequence ATGCTCGACCTCGGCGCCGCCCCCGTACGCCGCGTGGTCGCGACCGGCATCGGCAGCTCCGAGGCCCACGCGCGCCTGCTCGCACACTGCTGCTGGACGTACGGCGACCTGCCCGCTCGCGTGGTGCCGCTCGACGCCGTGCCCGCCGGCCGGCCCGACGACGTGCTGGTCGTCTTCTCGCAGGGCCCGTCGGCGAACGCGCGCCTGGCGCTGGCGGGCGCGGAGCGCTGGCGCCGCGTGCTCCTCGTCACCGCGGCGCGGCGCGCCGAAGCGCTGGCGCCCTTCACCGGCGCCGGCGCGCGCGTCGTGCCGATGGCGGGCGAGGACGAGTTCGGCACGCTCGTGCGCCTGACGGGGCCGCTCGTGGGCTACGCCGCAGCGCTGCGACTCGCGCGCGCGCTCGGTGCCGGCGTGCCGTTCGACGCGGACGCAGCCGTCGCGGCCGTCGCGGGCGCCGGCGCCGCCGTCGCGGGCGTCGATCCGCACCGGCTCGACGGCCCGCTCACCTTCGTCGCGGCGGGCGGCTACGCGGCGGTCGCGACGAATCTCGCCTACAAGGTGATGGAGGCGCTCCTGCGGCCGCTGCCGCCGGTGTTCGACCTGCTGCACGTCGCGCACGGGCCTTTCCAGCAGGCGTTCGCCGGGCCCGTGACGTTCGTCGCGCTGACGCGCGACGACGCGCCCGACGAGGCCGCGCTGCTCGCGCGCCTCGAGGGCATGCTCGATCCGGCGCGCCATCGTCTGCTGCGCCTGCACGCGCCGCTCGCCGGTCCGCAGGCGATCCTCGCCCACGAGGCGCAGCTCGACGCCCTCGTCCTGCGCGCGCTCGCGGACGCCGACGTCGACCAGGTCGCGTGGCCGGGCAAGGGCCGCGACGGGCCGCTCTACGACCTCGACGCGCGCCCGCTCGCCCGCCGCCTGGACCGTCTCACCTGGCCCGAGGTCGCGGCGCTGGCGGCGTCGGGCGACGCGACCGCGTTCGTGCCGCTCGGCTCCATCGAGCAGCACGGGCCGCATCTGCCGCTCGCCACCGACGCCTGGATCGGCGACGCGCTCGCCGCGCGCCTGTGCGCCGCGATCCCCGAGGCCACGGCGCTGCCGACGCTGCGGCTCGGCTGCGCGTCGGAGCACCTCGGCTTTCCCGGCACGCTGCACGTGACGCCGGCGACGCTGGCGGCGGTGCTGGGCGACGTGCTGCGCGCGCTCGCCCGCCACGGCTTCGCGCGCGCCTTCCTCTTCTCGGCCCACGGCGGCAACGTCGCCGTGCTGCGCGACCTGCTGCCCGGTCTGCGCCGCGCCGCCGCGCCGATGCCGGTCGACGCGTTCGTCGATCTCGCCGCCGTCACCGGCACGCTGCACGCAGCCGCGCGGGCCGAGGGCGTCGCGCCCGCCGCCGGCGGCCACCACGCCGGCGAGATCGAGACCTCGATCCTGCTCGCGCTGCGCGCCGGCGACGTGCGCACGGCGGCGCTGGCGCCGGGCCTCGTGACCGACACCGCCGATCCGCAGGCCCTCTTCTACCCCGACCTGCGCCGGCACGCGCCGGACGGCGTCGTCGGCGATCCGCGGGGCGCCGACGCGGCCCGCGGCGCGCGCTACCTCGCGGCGTGGACGGCGCTGCTGGAAGCGGCGTACCGCGGCGCGAAGAACAGCAGGAACGCCACCGGCACCCAGAACACGTAG
- a CDS encoding DUF1501 domain-containing protein has translation MRTTWNADYSRRAVLKLGVAGAALLACPGPLLRRRAFAQSATPHFMVMMFADGGWDPTQTLDVHDPLDMTDGVDVDVPFEISGLPASQIATAGPLTYVSNPTTRPAVDAFFQAWAGRTAIVNGVNTRSTAHDQSRQLVLTGYLDATRADFAVVAARHNGSDLPLPHLLLGGQSFGGQFAGLSGRLGGQMSQAIAYNRIRDNRLAVSAIGEAYVQQALEWERMLDEGAPADFVAGKAAQFHDANGRADKLARLATSLNINMGNGQLLAQSLANAFQSGLTTSVSLQPSGGFDTHNDNTQQNARWNQVFTFLKDFADELAATPGVGGGTMLDQTTIVYCSEFARTPMLNGDNGKDHHPFTSMLVVGKGVAPGVYGRTDRQQQGVKIDLATGQPRTNGQLLDVTNMVAGLVTLAGANANDYLPTVTPFTGFIA, from the coding sequence ATGCGGACGACGTGGAATGCGGACTACTCTCGGCGCGCGGTGCTGAAGCTCGGGGTCGCCGGCGCGGCGCTGCTCGCCTGCCCCGGCCCGCTGCTGCGGCGGCGGGCGTTCGCGCAGAGCGCGACGCCCCACTTCATGGTGATGATGTTCGCCGACGGCGGCTGGGACCCCACGCAGACGCTCGACGTGCACGACCCGCTCGACATGACCGACGGCGTCGACGTCGACGTCCCCTTCGAGATCTCGGGCCTGCCGGCATCGCAGATCGCGACCGCGGGACCGCTCACCTACGTGTCGAACCCGACGACGCGGCCGGCGGTCGACGCGTTCTTCCAGGCCTGGGCCGGCCGCACGGCGATCGTCAACGGCGTCAACACGCGCTCGACGGCGCACGACCAGAGCCGCCAGCTCGTGCTGACCGGCTACCTCGACGCCACCCGCGCGGACTTCGCGGTGGTCGCCGCGCGCCACAACGGCTCCGACCTGCCGCTGCCGCACCTGCTCCTCGGCGGGCAGAGCTTCGGCGGCCAGTTCGCCGGCCTCTCCGGCCGTCTCGGCGGGCAGATGAGCCAGGCCATCGCCTACAACCGCATCCGCGACAACCGGCTCGCGGTCTCGGCGATCGGCGAAGCCTACGTGCAGCAGGCGCTCGAATGGGAGCGCATGCTCGACGAAGGCGCACCGGCGGACTTCGTCGCCGGCAAGGCGGCGCAGTTCCACGACGCCAACGGCCGCGCCGACAAGCTCGCGCGCCTCGCCACCTCGCTCAACATCAACATGGGCAACGGCCAGCTGCTCGCGCAGTCGCTCGCCAACGCCTTCCAGAGCGGCCTCACGACGAGCGTCTCGCTGCAGCCGAGCGGCGGCTTCGACACGCACAACGACAACACCCAGCAGAACGCGCGCTGGAACCAGGTGTTCACGTTCCTGAAGGACTTCGCCGACGAGCTGGCGGCGACGCCCGGCGTCGGCGGCGGCACGATGCTCGACCAGACCACGATCGTGTACTGCTCCGAGTTCGCGCGCACGCCGATGCTGAACGGCGACAACGGCAAGGACCACCATCCGTTCACCTCGATGCTGGTCGTCGGCAAGGGCGTCGCGCCCGGGGTCTACGGCCGCACCGACCGCCAGCAGCAGGGCGTGAAGATCGACCTCGCCACCGGCCAGCCGCGCACCAACGGCCAGCTGCTCGACGTGACCAACATGGTCGCGGGCCTCGTCACCCTCGCCGGCGCCAACGCCAACGATTACCTGCCGACGGTGACGCCCTTCACCGGCTTCATCGCCTGA
- a CDS encoding cytochrome c: protein MRHLPAAGLVLLCAGVALADGPALRFLRDDAEVRRVDLAALRAGCGETVITIDDPYAGGTRRYAACPLPAVLELGFGAPLASLAGQDVVFRALDGYTRPASPERLAEPGGWIAFADADRSAGFAPLGTIDPAPFYVVWSGPAQKDPHVYPWPYQLDAVEVTDLARRWPHTVPTGLPPDGPAFAGFRLFRSDCIACHAMNREGGTLGPDLNVPQSIVEYRPIPQLRTYIRDPESFRYGKMPAHPDLTDADLDALIAYFEAMKTRKHDPRRQP from the coding sequence ATGCGGCACCTTCCGGCGGCCGGCCTCGTCCTCCTCTGCGCTGGCGTCGCGCTCGCCGACGGCCCGGCGCTGCGCTTCCTGCGCGACGACGCCGAGGTGCGCCGGGTCGACCTCGCGGCCCTGCGCGCCGGCTGCGGCGAGACGGTGATCACGATCGACGACCCCTACGCCGGCGGCACGCGGCGCTACGCCGCCTGCCCGCTGCCCGCCGTCCTCGAGCTCGGCTTCGGCGCGCCGCTGGCGTCGCTCGCGGGGCAGGACGTCGTCTTCCGCGCGCTCGACGGCTACACCCGCCCGGCATCGCCCGAGCGGCTCGCCGAGCCCGGCGGCTGGATCGCGTTCGCCGACGCGGACCGCTCCGCCGGCTTCGCGCCCCTCGGCACGATCGACCCGGCGCCGTTCTACGTCGTCTGGAGCGGGCCGGCGCAGAAGGATCCGCACGTCTATCCATGGCCGTACCAGCTCGACGCCGTGGAGGTGACCGATCTCGCGCGCCGCTGGCCGCACACCGTGCCGACCGGCCTCCCGCCCGACGGCCCCGCGTTCGCGGGGTTCCGTCTCTTCCGCAGCGACTGCATCGCCTGCCACGCCATGAACCGCGAGGGCGGCACGCTCGGTCCCGACCTGAACGTCCCGCAGAGCATCGTCGAGTACCGGCCGATCCCGCAGCTGAGGACGTACATCCGCGACCCCGAGTCGTTCCGCTACGGCAAGATGCCCGCGCACCCGGACCTCACCGACGCCGACCTCGACGCCCTGATCGCCTACTTCGAGGCCATGAAGACACGGAAGCACGACCCGCGGAGGCAGCCGTGA